In Alkalibacter saccharofermentans DSM 14828, the genomic stretch TACCTCGATATGAAAGAGTACCACGAAAGCCGAGCCACTCAGAAGTCTGTTGTTGCTGCCTAATTACACAACCGAGGGAATTTACACACTTTTATGGACTTGACTGCGTTGTTGAGCAGGTCTTTTAATGGATACTCTATCAAGTATAGGGACAGTTCTCAACTATATCCTTATTATCCATCAAACAACTCTAATTGCAACATATTATTTACCTCACTAAACTTCTTCTTGCACTGTACTGTGAGAAATTCCAGTGCAGCATACTCTCATACTGCCTTATGGATACCCATGTCCACATACAACTTGATCCCAGAAGATCTGATATGTCCAAGTTCATGCATGGCATCAATCTTTGCTACGCCCAGTATTACAATAAAAGTACAGAAGGCACGGTCATGTTTTCCAAGGTAGATTCTTAAGCAGGGCAGATAGATTTTCAACAAGAGTTACGAGCTGATCAAGTCGATCCCCAAATATCAAAATATCTACCCGGAGATCCTAGATTTCATAAAACCTAAAGCTTCATAAGGACAATTAAAACCAAGCTCCTGATATCCTCCAAACCGGTGGATTAGTTTTGTTGTGATTGTTTGCGTTTTTTGTCTTTTGATAGTTCGCTATGATTAATTATTAAATCATACGACAAAGGTTACGGATGTTTTTATGCACCCTTAATGTCAGTTTTGACGGTTGGTTGTGAAGTGTCTCCTTTTTTTTCTTCTTTTTTCTTTCGGGCATCAAAAAAGACCCCCCATTTTGGAGTGCCTAAAAAGGCTCGTAAATTTTATTTTATTCTGTCTTGTGCCATTTTATAAACCTTTTCATCATCTCTAATAGAAATAATGATAATTCGCATTTTTTTATCATCTCGGACAATACTATAAACAACACGAATTCCTGCATCTTTAAGTTTTATCTTTTGATACCCTGCCAGTTTGGATGTATTATGATTTACGAGTGGTTTACCATAAACTCCCTCAGTATAGGGCAGTGGGTTTTTTGACACCTTTTTTATCGCCTTCAAAACGAGTAGCCGTTGACTTCCGTCAAGATCCTTCAAATCATCATTCGCATCCTCTGTATATTCAACTTGCCATTCGCTCATTCAATTTCTACCTCGATATCATCAAGGTCAGAATCACTTATTCCAAGCTCTGCCAGAACTTCATCTGATGTAATATACTTTCCTTTAGCTGCTGCAACCCTTTTCTCTGCCTCAAAGTACAACACGTAATCTTCCAAGGCTTCCATCATCTCTTCATAACGAGAAGGACTCATAAGAACACTTATAGGCTCATTATTTTTCAGTACATATTTAACTCCAATTTTGTCAACCTCTTTAAAAATCTTAGTTGCTTCTCCTCGATTAAAACGCGAAATCGACACTAGTGAATTTCGAATGCTACCTATTGGCACTTTCTCTTTAATCATACTACTCACCTCAATTACAGTATACTAAAGCTACAGCTTCTTCTGTTATTATTATAAGGCTCCTCAGTATATTTATCAATAAATTTGTCGTTATATTTATAGACACTTTCTCCGCACAATATCATAATCTACCCCAATTCAGGCTGATCTGTATTGTCATTTTAGTTCGTATATTTTAATTATTTACGCACAGGAATTACATCTAAACCCATTCAGGTACAATTTCATCAATGAAATATTCCTTTTTCGCCTTTGCCAACCCATGATATTGTTTATAACATTCCCAAAGGTCCAAGAGATAACCTGGGGTACATTTTATTATCTTTCATCTTCCAATCGCTAAAACCCTTTGATATCAGTACATTTAAGACAAAATCAAACCACCCAATGATAAAATCTTTTTTATCATTGGGTGGTAGGTTATTTGGTGGAGGCGGCGGGAATCGAAGTAGGAGCCCGACTCGCTTTCTTATGTATTATAACCGATTTTCTATTCTTTATCTTTATTTTATAGATAATAATTCTATCTACTTTTCGTGTTTTTGGCGGGTTCGATTTCACACCGCGCAAAAAATAAAAAAAGAACCTCAAAATTGAAGTTCTGGTTGTCTTTTATGGTGGAGGCGGCGGGAATCGAACCCGCGTCCGAAAGCCAATTCACAAAAGTTTCTCCGAGCGCAGTCACTGATTTAATCTCGCCGATTGAACCTCCAGTGACAGAGTTACAATCGGACCAGCCTCAATTATTCGTTAATCAGTCGAGACATCCTGAAAAACGGTTCCCTGCTAAGTTGACGCCCGGGTCCCTGATCGCAGGTCTTCTGGGTCGGACGAAAGCTGCTTACGCAGCTAAAGCGTAATTATTATTTTTAGCGTTTATATTTAGTTTGCCACTTTTAACGATGTTTGGCACATCGGCTCGCTGCTCTTGCTTCAAAACCCCCGTCGAAGCCATTGCGCCCCCGTGTTAGTTATTAGTCGTTAGTTATTAGTCGTTAGTTATTGGGTATTCCTTATAAGTCGTTAGTTGCACGATGTTATTTTACACACATTGGATAATTTATTGCTTCAAGCTTTTAATTAAACCGTTTAGCATTTTCCCAATTTCATTTATTATATCTATACAAAAATCATATTTTTTTATGTCGATATATTTTAAATCCTTAGCAATATATAAAATTTTTCGTCTCAAACAAAGATCCTCTGGCAAAGTATAAGAAATTTGCAAAATCCTTATTGCTACCCCTCCCAGTTCCTTCAGCGATATTTGCTGATATCGAGTTTACAGCTCTTCGCAATTGACTTCCCATTGCGTACTTTTCCTCATCTGGAAAATTATCAATAATATCGTATAACACCATTGTCAAATCTCTGGATTTTTGCCAAACTAATAGATTCTCAAAATTATTTTCCACTATTTGACTCCTATAATCAATTTCATAAATTGCGGATTTAAATATACATAACTGAAATCAACTTTTGCCCACATTTAGAATTATAGCACGTACACCTTTAATATCTCTTAAATGCACGCACCTTCAATCATGTTTGATTTTTCTTAATGGTGTCAACCTGCTTTTACTTGCAGCTTATATCTTATAGCTTACAACTTGTAATTTCTATTCTCCTCTTCGGTCTACCCTCGTTGCCTTTTGGATCCTTCTGTCTGCGTCCTTTTTCGCTATGTCGTGTCGCTTGTCGTAGACCTTTTTACCTTTGGCAAGGGCAAGTTCAAGCTTTACCCTGCTGCCCTTAAAATAAAGGCTAAGGGGCACCAAGGTATATCCCTGTGTCTGCTTAAGGCCGATCAGCTTTGCAATCTCTTTTTTATGCATCAAAAGCTTTCTGATCCTTAAAGGATCCTTATTGAAGATGTTGCCTTGTTCGTAGGGGCTTATATGCATGTTGTATACGTATAGCTCGCCATTATAGATGTCCGCATAGCTATCCTTAAGGTTTACCTTGCCGCCCCGAATGGACTTGACCTCAGTACCGAAAAGCTCGATACCCGCCTCATAGGTTTCCTCAATAAAATAATTATGTCTTGCTTTTTTATTTTGAGCTATAACTTTTACTCCACTTTTCATAACACACCTCTACTTGATTCACCGGCAAAATTAATTAGCCGCATCCTTTAATTATATTGTTATTCTGCATCTTTGTCAACGACAGCAAAATCTACCTGTCTCAGCGGGATGCTTACCTTTGCTACTTTTACAGATATTGAATCTCCCAGCTTGAATGATTTTTTTGTTCTTTCCCCTATGAACCTGTGGTTTTTTTCGTCGT encodes the following:
- a CDS encoding transposase; translation: MQHIIYLTKLLLALYCEKFQCSILSYCLMDTHVHIQLDPRRSDMSKFMHGINLCYAQYYNKSTEGTVMFSKVDS
- a CDS encoding type II toxin-antitoxin system RelE family toxin, translating into MSEWQVEYTEDANDDLKDLDGSQRLLVLKAIKKVSKNPLPYTEGVYGKPLVNHNTSKLAGYQKIKLKDAGIRVVYSIVRDDKKMRIIIISIRDDEKVYKMAQDRIK
- a CDS encoding prevent-host-death protein — translated: MIKEKVPIGSIRNSLVSISRFNRGEATKIFKEVDKIGVKYVLKNNEPISVLMSPSRYEEMMEALEDYVLYFEAEKRVAAAKGKYITSDEVLAELGISDSDLDDIEVEIE
- the smpB gene encoding SsrA-binding protein SmpB — protein: MKSGVKVIAQNKKARHNYFIEETYEAGIELFGTEVKSIRGGKVNLKDSYADIYNGELYVYNMHISPYEQGNIFNKDPLRIRKLLMHKKEIAKLIGLKQTQGYTLVPLSLYFKGSRVKLELALAKGKKVYDKRHDIAKKDADRRIQKATRVDRRGE